Part of the Labrenzia sp. PHM005 genome is shown below.
CCAGCCTTGGGCAACCACTGCATCAATCCCGGCCGCTTCCACCCGACGGGCGTCTTCTAAAGATAGAGCGCTGGCAATCAGCATGATCCCTCGGTCTCGCAGCGCGGCCAATTTGTCTGCAGCCGGTAATCCGAAATGAAAACTCGCCACCGCCGGCGCACTTTCCAAAAGCAGTTCAAACATCGCCTGATTTACAACAAAACTCTGATAAATCTCGTGAAGCTCGTTTGGCGGTGCAGCCTCAAAACGCTCAAACCGCGATTGTGATCGCGCGATCCAATCGCGCGCGACTTCCTCGCGCAATTCCATAGGCTTGTGGCAAAAGAAATTCAGATTAATAGGCCCGCCAGTCATCGCGCTTGTTTCGGCAATCATCTTTGCTGCCGTCTCCACGCTGGCGGCGCCGAGCCCCAGCGCGCCCAAACCACCCGCGTTGGCAACAGCCGCCGCGAGCGCTGGTGTCGACGTTCCGGCCATCGGTGCCTGAAACACCGGGATGTCCAACGAAAGTTCTTCAATTGTTTTGCGCATCACGCCCCTCCCCTATGCACATGGCCTGTCCGCCTGCCCGATTTGCACACACGCTATCAGCCAGATGGCGCGTCCACTAAATCAGAAGTGTGGTGCTGACCGCAGCCTGTCACAAGGCCCTGTTCTCGGCGAAACGCTTTCCGGTCATCCGGCCGCGGCGGCACCAAATTACACAAGACGCTTTGCCGCAGGCAACCCACTAGCGGAAGTCAGTATTTAAATGCATAGTTTCGCATTAATGAATTTTATTTCCGGAGACTAAGATGACTGTTGAACGGGGTATTTTATTTGTCGTTGGTGCGCTCGTGCTCGCCAGCGTCTTGCTTGCCGTTTATTCGAACCTCGCCTGGCTGTGGCTGACCGGCATTCTCGGCGCGCATTTGATGCAGGCCGCTTTTACCGGTTTTTGCCCGGTGGTCATGACGCTGAAAAAACTCGGCCTGCCGCAGCGCGCCGGATTTTCTTAAACCGACGAAATCTGAGGGGTTGCCGGTCTCTTCCCAACGCCCACCGGGACGGCTGGCAATAATGCGGATTGCCAAGGCCCATACCTTCGGCAATCCGCAGCTTTTTGTTCTGATTTCGCCAAACGGATTGAACAGGTCTCGGAGACACTCAACCTCCAGCTGCGCATCTCCGGCCAGCTTGATGCAGAATGACAAACGGGTAGCTTCTGTCGGCGTTTAACAAAACTCGAAAATTCAGCTCAAGACCTGGCCGCGGAAATAGTTGGAGCGGCTGGGTTCACCAAGAGCCTTGAAAAACCGTTCGACCACCGGTTCAGACACCTTGATTGGCGACGGACCATAGGTCTCGTATTTGTCCGACAAGGCCTTATTGATCGTGTTTGAGAAATTGACGAAGTCCAGATGTTCGGACGGAAATTTTGCGACCGCCTTGCGCACGATTTCCTGGATCGCCGGGTCATGAGCAATGGTCATGACGGTGATCTCACTGCCGTTTTCTTTTGCCAAACGCCGGTATGCAGCCGAAAGGCTGTCTTCAAAATCTTCGTCGGCCGTCCGGCAAATGTAGTTGCTGAACGCCTGCAGGAACTCGATTTCCCAGGCAGCGTCGGTGCGGTTGATCTGGGACTCGAAGGTCTTTCTCAGGACATCGAAACATAAAAAACGAAGCACCGACATGGCAAAGAAGCCCGTGTTGGCGCCGACGAAGGATTGTTTGCGATGGATCTTGCCGCAGGCTTCGTAGTTTGTCCGGAAGATATCGAACATATCCTGTGACACTGCTAGAAACTCAAAAACGGCCGTGATTTCTGCCGCATCCAACTTGCCGCCGCGCATTTTGGCGGCCCCGAGCAAAGCTTTTTGTGCAAGGTTCAGGGACTGCTGACCAACGGACGCGCAGATATGCGGACCGCTCAGCTTCGGCCATGTCAGTTTGGTTTTACCGGACTTCGAGGTCATCGAAGCGCCTCCAACAAACACTCCAAGCGCCCAAAACTCACGCTTCGCACAAAACATTACTAAGAAATTGTTTTATTTAAAGTAAAGGAACCCTCTAACCTGGCACGCAACTCAGCACTGCGAAATAAACAAAGCTTGTCTGTCTGGTTTTGTTAGCCAGGTATTCCTGTGACTTTCTATCAACATTCAAATATTCGATATTTTTAAAATAAATTCCTAAACTTACGCACATCGCCAGGCAACTCAGTCCCAACTCAAGACAACCTTCCCGGCAGTGCCCGACTTCATCGCGGCAAAACCTTGTTCAAAGTCGTCCACGCCAAATCGGTGTGTGATGACGTTGCGCACATCCAGACCGTTTTGCAGCATGGCGATCATCTTGTACCAGGTCTCGAAAATCTCGCGGCCATAGACGCCTTTTATTGTGATCGCCTTGAAAACAATACGCGACCAATCAACCGGTGACTTGCCCGGCGGAATGCCGAGCAGCGCAATGCGCCCGCCCATAACGAGGTTTTCGACCATCTGATCGAGCGCGACCTGATTGCCGGACATTTCCAGGCCGACATCAAATCCCTCCTTCATGCCGAGCTTTTTCTCAACGCCCTTCAGATCTTCCTTGGCGACATTGACTGGCAGAACATCGGTGACCCGTGTTGCCAGATCGAGCCGGGCCTGATTAACGTCGGTGATCACCACATTGCGCGCACCAACATGGCGGGCTACCGCCGCTGCCATGATGCCGATCGGACCAGCGCCGGTGATCAGGACATCTTCACCGATGAGATCAAAACTCAGCGCCGTATGCACCGCATTGCCGAGCGGGTCGAGGATCGC
Proteins encoded:
- a CDS encoding nitronate monooxygenase family protein; the protein is MRKTIEELSLDIPVFQAPMAGTSTPALAAAVANAGGLGALGLGAASVETAAKMIAETSAMTGGPINLNFFCHKPMELREEVARDWIARSQSRFERFEAAPPNELHEIYQSFVVNQAMFELLLESAPAVASFHFGLPAADKLAALRDRGIMLIASALSLEDARRVEAAGIDAVVAQGWSAGGHRGLIDENGPDERLDTEALTRLLAKNLSIPVIAAGGLMDGADVRASLSWGAEAAQLGTAFIGCPETAADDGFRARLAEGGKTVMTRAISGRPARCLDNEFTRWTADVSDAEVPAYPYTYDLGKALNAAAKAKGEPGYGAQWAGSEAARARFLPAAELMQALMEEFEAAEADVA
- a CDS encoding DUF2892 domain-containing protein gives rise to the protein MTVERGILFVVGALVLASVLLAVYSNLAWLWLTGILGAHLMQAAFTGFCPVVMTLKKLGLPQRAGFS
- the tdh gene encoding L-threonine 3-dehydrogenase, producing the protein MSNQMKALEKSEPREGLWMTRAPVPEIGPDDVLIKIHKTGICGTDIHIWNWDDWASRTVPVPMITGHEFAGEIVEIGKNVDDLEIGQRCSGEGHLIGHHSRQSRAGKFHLDPETRGIGVNEQGAFAEYLRLPAFNVVPLPDEIDDEIGAILDPLGNAVHTALSFDLIGEDVLITGAGPIGIMAAAVARHVGARNVVITDVNQARLDLATRVTDVLPVNVAKEDLKGVEKKLGMKEGFDVGLEMSGNQVALDQMVENLVMGGRIALLGIPPGKSPVDWSRIVFKAITIKGVYGREIFETWYKMIAMLQNGLDVRNVITHRFGVDDFEQGFAAMKSGTAGKVVLSWD